A single region of the Dunckerocampus dactyliophorus isolate RoL2022-P2 chromosome 3, RoL_Ddac_1.1, whole genome shotgun sequence genome encodes:
- the gas8 gene encoding dynein regulatory complex subunit 4: MPPKKKGSGKRSAKVKSAALIDGLTKEELSKEQMIEHIIVLREELDREREERNYFQLERDKIHSFWDVTKKHLEEAAAQLRNIEKKIEEDEGRHLVEIKVYKQKMKHLLCEHHNTTSELKADSLTSTEAMQKEQARLESELHRKMAAIRLDIHELGIEYLVDDLEQGHNEEVAKTKQSLENQQAETEAQYKEKLELLQQEMDIMRKKEVSEREDQWNSHITAVTRDHGKIFDDALVLLNRNVEQDLDLTESLKKQIEEMKTKQKEKEKNLARVLPENKHLTKFLSEAKEKIAEAQRKMKNPIRKEDPIEKRKEKELHDQKQKLEQLQQKFSKLQQERDELHKTLNQSVERFQQQEDEKNMKLEQKVKALTESLEATEVKISSVILVSNVDQTVLSGATNRVKAEIHSSNKFIRDLQYKITQISKARWDLLLNLETKRIALGVPVGQLCVTYS, from the exons ATG CCTCCTAAAAAGAAGGGCTCGGGTAAACGGTCAGCCAAGGTGAAGTCTGCTGCACTCATAGATGGCCTCACCAAGGAGGAGCTGTCCAAGGAACAG ATGATAGAGCACATCATCGTTCTGCGAGAAGAGCTGGACAGAGAGCGGGAAGAGAGGAACTACTTCCAGCTAGAGCGGGATAAGATCCATTCCTTTTGGGATGTGACAAAGAAGCACCTGGAAGAGGCCGCTGCTCAACTCAGAAACATAGAAAAGAAGATAGAGGAGGATGAGGGGCGCCACCTGGTAGAAATCAAG gTGTATAAGCAGAAGATGAAGCACCTGCTGTGTGAGCACCACAACACAACCTCTGAGCTGAAAGCAGACAGTCTAACATCCACTGAGGCAATGCAAAAAGAACAGGCCCGACTGGAGAGTGAGCTTCACAGGAAGATGGCGGCAATCAGGTTGGACATACATGAGCTTGGCATTGAATACCTCGTTGACGACCTGGAGCAG GGACACAATGAAGAAGtggctaaaacaaaacaaagcttgGAGAATCAACAGGCAG AAACGGAGGCCCAGTACAAGGAAAAGCTGGAGCTGTTGCAACAGGAGATGGACATCATGAGGAAAAAGGAAGTGAGCGAGCGAGAGGATCAATGGAACAGTCACATCACCGCTGTGACCAGAGACCATGGCAAAATATTTGACGACGCGCTCGTGCTCCTCAATAGAAACGTGGAGCAAGATTTGGATCTCACTGAGTCACTGAAG AAACAAATAGAAGAaatgaagacaaaacaaaaggaaaaggaaaagaacCTGGCCAGGGTTCTACCAGAAAACAAGCACCTCACTAAGTTTCTATCGGAGGCCAAGGAGAAAATTGCTGAGGCTCAACGAAAAATGAAGAACCCTATCAGGAAAGag GACCCCATTGAAAAGAGGAAAGAAAAAGAACTGCATGATCAGAAACAGAAATTAGAGCAACTGCAGCAGAAGTTTAGCAAG CTTCAGCAAGAGCGAGACGAGCTCCACAAGACCCTCAATCAGAGTGTAGAAAGGTTTCAACAGCAAGAGGATGAGAAGAATATGAAGCTGGAGCAGAAAGTGAAGGCCCTGACGGAGAGCTTAGAGGCGACAGAAGTGAAGATCTCTTCTGTGATCTTGGTCTCCAACGTGGACCAAACCGTGCTGAGTGGGGCCACAAACAGAGTGAAG GCTGAGATTCATTCCAGCAATAAGTTCATTAGGGatttacagtataaaataaCTCAGATTTCCAAG GCTCGTTGGGATTTACTGCTGAACTTGGAGACAAAGCGAATAGCTCTCGGTGTTCCTGTGGGGCAACTTTGTGTAACGTATTCTTGA